A single genomic interval of Amycolatopsis albispora harbors:
- a CDS encoding TetR/AcrR family transcriptional regulator produces the protein MPVERNISAARGASALADTRTRQAATRVSDDVLLDAARECVLAAGVRRTTLAEIARTAKVSRMTLYRRFPDVRSVLAALMTREFGALLQGASARGATAETARGRLVESAVEAVRALAADPLMRTVLDLDAELMLPYIVERLGGTQRLAEQVITALLAAGWSDGTIRRGETVAQVRTVLLVVQSFVLSLRPATADVDEEALLGEFRHLLDAALRP, from the coding sequence ATGCCTGTCGAACGTAACATCAGTGCAGCTCGCGGTGCCTCGGCACTGGCCGACACCCGCACCCGGCAGGCCGCCACCCGGGTTTCCGACGACGTGCTGCTCGACGCCGCGCGCGAATGCGTGCTCGCCGCCGGTGTGCGCCGCACCACGCTCGCCGAGATCGCCCGCACCGCCAAGGTCAGCCGGATGACGCTGTACCGGCGGTTCCCCGACGTCCGCAGCGTGCTCGCCGCCTTGATGACCCGCGAATTCGGCGCGCTGCTCCAGGGCGCGAGCGCACGCGGCGCCACCGCGGAGACCGCGCGCGGCAGGCTGGTCGAAAGCGCGGTCGAGGCGGTGCGCGCGCTGGCCGCCGACCCGCTGATGCGCACCGTGCTCGACCTCGACGCGGAGCTGATGCTGCCCTACATCGTCGAGCGGCTCGGCGGCACGCAGCGCCTCGCCGAGCAGGTGATCACCGCGTTGCTGGCGGCGGGCTGGTCCGACGGCACCATCCGCCGCGGCGAAACCGTCGCGCAGGTGCGCACGGTGCTGCTGGTGGTCCAGTCCTTCGTGCTCTCGCTGCGGCCCGCGACGGCCGATGTGGACGAGGAAGCGCTGCTCGGCGAGTTCCGGCACCTGCTCGACGCGGCGCTGCGCCCGTGA
- a CDS encoding ABC transporter ATP-binding protein, whose product MPENRLEIDGVSKRFGDLVALDQVSFDVRGELFGFVGSNGAGKTTTMRIVLGVLAADSGQVRFGGAPVDHRTRTRIGYMPEERGLYPKMKVLDQLVYLAKLHGMSTDQAHTSAEHWINRLGLKQRRTEEVEKLSLGNQQRVQLAAALVHDPSVLVLDEPFSGLDPLAVDVMSEVLREKAAAGVPVVFSSHQLDLVERLCDRVGIIRGGRMVATGSVGQLTADAAVRLRITAPQAQPGWAATLPGARVLTEDGATTELELEAGADDQAVLSAALATGPVTEFSRRVPSLTELFRNVVTEETEEKAR is encoded by the coding sequence ATGCCTGAAAACCGGCTGGAGATCGACGGCGTCTCCAAGCGATTCGGCGACCTTGTCGCCCTCGACCAGGTCAGCTTCGACGTCCGCGGCGAGCTGTTCGGCTTTGTCGGCAGCAACGGCGCCGGCAAGACCACCACCATGCGCATCGTGCTCGGCGTGCTGGCCGCCGACAGCGGGCAGGTGCGCTTCGGCGGCGCCCCGGTCGACCACCGCACCCGCACCCGCATCGGCTACATGCCGGAGGAACGCGGCCTGTACCCGAAGATGAAGGTGCTCGACCAGCTGGTCTACCTGGCCAAGCTGCACGGCATGAGCACCGACCAGGCGCACACCAGCGCCGAGCACTGGATCAACCGCCTCGGCCTCAAGCAGCGCCGCACCGAGGAGGTCGAGAAGCTCAGCCTCGGCAACCAGCAGCGCGTGCAACTCGCCGCCGCCCTGGTGCACGACCCGTCGGTGCTGGTGCTGGACGAGCCGTTCTCCGGGCTGGACCCGCTCGCCGTGGACGTGATGAGCGAGGTCCTGCGCGAAAAAGCGGCCGCCGGCGTGCCGGTGGTCTTCTCCAGCCACCAGCTCGACCTGGTGGAGCGGCTGTGCGACCGCGTCGGCATCATCCGCGGCGGCCGCATGGTGGCCACCGGCTCGGTCGGCCAGCTGACCGCCGACGCGGCCGTGCGCCTGCGCATCACCGCGCCCCAGGCGCAACCGGGCTGGGCGGCCACGCTGCCCGGCGCCCGCGTGCTCACCGAGGACGGCGCCACCACCGAACTCGAACTCGAAGCCGGCGCCGACGACCAGGCCGTGCTCAGCGCCGCGCTCGCCACCGGACCGGTCACCGAGTTCAGCCGCCGCGTGCCGTCGCTGACCGAGCTGTTCCGCAACGTCGTCACCGAGGAGACCGAGGAGAAGGCCCGATGA
- a CDS encoding glycerol-3-phosphate dehydrogenase/oxidase has translation MTPASLNAARREADLARVAGGERFDLAVVGGGVTGAGIALDAAARGLSVVLLEADDLAFGTSRWSSKLVHGGLRYLAKGDFALAHESAVERGIMMTVTAPHLTRTLPQLFPLHTTTSRAQQGVIAAGLQAGDVLRRVTRTPGRVLPRPRTITRHEALALAPGLRRNGLRGALLSFDGALTDDARLVVALARTAASHGARILTRVRATKLLADRVQATDELSGQTLEVQARQVINATGVWAGELVDSVRLRPSRGSHLILRGAAAGTSVSSVMIGVPGETNRFVFLLPQPDGNVYLGLTDEPVDGPVPAVPTVPESDVDFLLEVASSALARRLTTDDVIGRFAGLRPLVSGGGRSADLSRKHAVLRSPDGVLTVVGGKLTTYRRMAADAVDAAGLPAGPSTTDKLPLVGAAPRARLSTVDAPRRLILKYGTEAPRIAAIGELDPALAEPVFDGSEITGAEVVWAVRHEGALDVDDVLERRTRLGLVPADAAAARERVADLVDRSLRGLPTPT, from the coding sequence GTGACCCCGGCCTCACTCAACGCCGCGCGGCGCGAGGCGGACCTGGCGCGCGTGGCCGGCGGCGAACGGTTCGACCTCGCGGTGGTCGGCGGCGGGGTGACCGGCGCGGGCATCGCGCTGGACGCGGCCGCGCGCGGGCTGTCGGTGGTCCTGCTCGAAGCGGACGACCTGGCGTTCGGCACGTCGCGCTGGTCGAGCAAGCTGGTCCACGGCGGGCTGCGCTACCTGGCCAAGGGCGATTTCGCGCTGGCGCACGAGAGCGCGGTCGAACGCGGCATCATGATGACCGTCACCGCGCCGCACCTGACGCGTACGCTGCCGCAGCTCTTTCCGTTGCACACCACGACTTCGCGCGCACAGCAGGGCGTGATCGCGGCCGGGCTCCAGGCAGGCGACGTGCTCCGGCGCGTCACGCGCACGCCGGGCCGTGTGCTGCCGCGTCCTCGCACGATCACCCGGCACGAAGCGCTCGCGCTGGCCCCCGGGCTGCGCCGCAACGGCCTGCGTGGCGCGCTGCTGTCGTTCGACGGCGCACTCACCGACGACGCGCGCCTGGTGGTGGCGCTGGCGCGCACCGCCGCGTCGCACGGCGCGCGGATCCTGACCAGGGTGCGCGCGACGAAGCTGCTGGCCGACCGGGTGCAGGCGACCGACGAGCTGAGCGGGCAGACGCTGGAGGTCCAGGCGCGGCAGGTGATCAACGCGACCGGGGTGTGGGCCGGGGAGCTGGTCGACTCGGTGCGGTTGCGGCCTTCGCGGGGTTCGCACCTGATCCTGCGCGGCGCGGCGGCGGGCACGAGCGTCAGCTCGGTGATGATCGGCGTGCCCGGGGAGACCAACCGGTTTGTCTTCCTGCTGCCGCAGCCGGACGGCAATGTCTACTTGGGACTGACCGACGAGCCGGTCGACGGCCCGGTCCCCGCCGTGCCAACGGTTCCCGAGTCCGATGTGGACTTCCTGCTGGAGGTGGCCTCGTCAGCACTGGCCCGGCGCCTGACCACCGACGACGTGATCGGCCGGTTCGCCGGGCTGCGGCCGTTGGTTTCGGGTGGCGGGCGGAGCGCGGACCTCTCGCGCAAGCACGCCGTGCTGCGCTCGCCGGACGGCGTGCTCACCGTGGTCGGCGGCAAGCTGACCACCTATCGCCGCATGGCCGCCGACGCGGTAGACGCGGCGGGGCTGCCCGCGGGCCCGTCCACCACGGACAAGCTGCCCCTGGTCGGCGCGGCGCCGCGGGCTCGTTTGTCCACTGTGGATGCCCCGAGGCGGCTGATCCTGAAGTACGGCACGGAAGCGCCACGGATCGCGGCCATCGGCGAACTGGACCCGGCACTTGCGGAGCCGGTGTTCGACGGCAGCGAGATCACCGGCGCCGAGGTGGTCTGGGCCGTCCGCCACGAAGGCGCCCTCGACGTCGATGACGTCCTGGAGCGGCGGACCCGCCTGGGCCTGGTCCCAGCGGACGCCGCGGCAGCCCGGGAACGCGTCGCCGATTTGGTGGACCGCTCCCTACGAGGCCTGCCCACCCCCACCTAA
- a CDS encoding helix-turn-helix transcriptional regulator, translating to MSPVRRGKELPIHNRLQVLRAERGMSRAQLAEAVEVNPQTIGALERGDHYPSLDLAFRICDVFGLPVEAVFNRQPFTPLSTQVYSRGNP from the coding sequence ATGAGCCCGGTCAGACGTGGCAAAGAGCTGCCGATACACAACCGGCTCCAGGTGTTGCGGGCCGAGCGCGGGATGAGCCGCGCGCAGCTCGCGGAGGCGGTGGAAGTGAATCCGCAGACCATCGGCGCGCTGGAGCGCGGCGACCACTACCCCAGCCTCGACCTGGCCTTCCGGATCTGCGACGTGTTCGGCCTCCCGGTCGAGGCGGTGTTCAACCGGCAGCCGTTCACGCCACTGTCCACACAGGTCTATTCAAGGGGGAATCCGTGA